The Anabaena sp. WA102 genome contains a region encoding:
- the bchB gene encoding ferredoxin:protochlorophyllide reductase (ATP-dependent) subunit B: MKLAYWMYSGPAHIGTLRIASSFKNVHAIMHAPLGDDYFNVMRSMLSRERNFTPVTTSVVDRNVLARGSQEKVVDNITRKDAEEHPDLIVLTPTCTSSILQEDLHNFVERAQLEAKGDVMLADVNHYRYNELQAADRTLQQIVQYYIEKARKRGELPTEKTVKPSVNIIGVSTLGFHNNHDVTELKRLMTDLGIQVNTVIPEGASVHELKTMPQAWFNLIPYRELGLTTAKYLEEQFGTPYVDITPMGVVETAKCIRKIQQVINAQGAEVNYEDFINEQTLHVSQAAWFSRSIDCQNLTGKKAVVFGDNTHAAALTKILSREMGIHVVWAGTYCKYDADWFREQVSEYCDEVLITDDHGEIGDAIARVEPSAIFGTQMERHVGKRLDIPCGVIAAPIHVQNFPIGYKPFMGYEGTNQITDLIYNSFTLGMEDHLLEIFGGHDTKEVITKGISAESGLNWTKDGQAELNKIPGFVRGKVKRNTEKFARERGFKDISAEVLYAAKESVGA, encoded by the coding sequence ATGAAGTTAGCTTACTGGATGTATTCAGGCCCCGCCCACATTGGAACTTTGCGAATTGCGAGTTCTTTTAAAAACGTTCATGCTATCATGCACGCGCCCCTGGGTGATGATTACTTCAACGTTATGCGTTCCATGTTATCGCGGGAGAGAAACTTTACCCCAGTTACAACCAGCGTCGTTGACAGAAACGTTTTAGCGCGAGGTTCTCAAGAAAAGGTGGTAGACAACATCACCCGCAAAGACGCGGAAGAACACCCCGATTTAATCGTTTTAACTCCTACCTGCACTTCCAGCATTTTGCAAGAGGACTTACATAACTTTGTCGAACGGGCGCAATTGGAAGCAAAAGGGGACGTAATGCTGGCGGACGTGAACCATTACCGCTACAATGAATTACAAGCCGCAGATCGCACCTTACAACAAATCGTCCAATATTACATTGAGAAAGCCCGGAAGCGGGGGGAATTACCAACAGAGAAAACAGTCAAACCCTCAGTTAACATTATCGGGGTTTCTACTCTGGGTTTCCACAATAACCATGATGTCACCGAATTGAAGCGGTTAATGACTGATTTGGGAATTCAGGTAAATACTGTTATTCCTGAAGGTGCGTCTGTTCACGAGTTAAAAACTATGCCTCAAGCTTGGTTTAACTTAATTCCTTATCGGGAACTGGGGTTAACTACAGCTAAATATTTAGAAGAACAATTCGGGACTCCTTACGTAGATATTACGCCAATGGGTGTAGTGGAAACTGCTAAATGTATCCGTAAAATTCAGCAGGTAATTAACGCTCAAGGTGCGGAAGTTAATTATGAAGACTTCATTAATGAACAAACTCTGCACGTATCCCAAGCGGCTTGGTTTTCCCGTTCTATTGACTGTCAGAACTTGACAGGGAAGAAAGCGGTGGTTTTTGGTGATAATACTCATGCGGCGGCTTTAACGAAGATTCTCTCGCGGGAAATGGGGATTCACGTGGTGTGGGCTGGTACTTATTGCAAGTATGATGCTGACTGGTTTAGAGAACAGGTGAGCGAATATTGCGATGAAGTATTGATTACAGATGATCATGGTGAAATTGGGGATGCGATCGCTCGCGTTGAACCTTCTGCTATATTTGGTACACAGATGGAACGTCACGTTGGTAAACGTTTGGATATTCCTTGTGGTGTCATTGCAGCACCAATTCACGTGCAGAATTTCCCCATTGGTTACAAACCATTTATGGGTTATGAAGGCACAAATCAAATCACTGATTTAATCTACAATTCCTTCACTTTGGGAATGGAAGATCACTTATTAGAAATCTTTGGTGGACACGATACAAAGGAAGTAATTACCAAAGGAATTTCCGCAGAATCTGGTTTGAATTGGACAAAAGATGGTCAAGCGGAATTGAATAAGATTCCTGGTTTTGTGCGCGGAAAAGTGAAGCGAAATACCGAAAAGTTTGCCCGTGAACGTGGGTTTAAAGATATCTCGGCTGAGGTGTTGTATGCCGCTAAGGAATCTGTAGGTGCGTAG
- a CDS encoding BsuBI/PstI family type II restriction endonuclease gives MTTFLTDSTDINRFNLSAKLNPKQRSELGQFMTPATVARLMAGQFNNLSGHINLLDPGAGFGSLTAAFVERLLTNSNQVESCFITAYEVEASFIPSLQECLNHCCQALKNRGIKADYCLQNESFIGSITENNLPLFNTYTQNFTHAIMNPPYKKINSKSIEKKILSKLGIETVNLYSAFVWLSILQLSINGEIVAITPRSFCNGSYFRPFRQAFLEKMVLQNIHIFESRSLAFAEDNVLQENIIFHATKTEIKPKFIEISINSEQELDSFSEMRLVPYNQVIEKNDPEMFIHVLTNSLEDALKVQMDKFPSTLEELSLEISTGPVVDFRLKSSLRNSLDDQTVPLIYPESIKPGKVLFPPTKPKKSIAIEKNQETQKWLIPSGCYIVVKRFSAKEEKRRIVAAVSYPIDSSALGIENHLNYYHAKGKGMNLDLAKGLTAFLNSTLFDQYFRLFSGNTQVNATDLRKIKYPCKNDLIKLGTQIHESAFDQDQIDQLVHQNLSIMSEAINTIHASKRIQEALTILEEISAPKEQQNERSALCLLALADIRPETSWDQATTPKRRITEMMDWFRDFYGKQYAPNTRETVRRQTMHQFVQMGLVVENPDQPDRPINSPKWCYQLQQQALSLIQSYGSDQWEESRRNYTISVKNLLQDRTRNISTIPVSLPNGQAIYLSSGGQNNLIKDILENFCPRFTPGGLVLYVGDAGDKFIINETQKFREIGIDLDPHGKMPDVVIYYQQQDWLILIEAVTSHGPVNLKRHNELRKLFQSSNKGLVFMTAFPSRKDMTRYLAEISWETEVWVADQADHLIHFNGERFLGPYENR, from the coding sequence ATGACAACTTTCTTGACAGACTCCACAGATATAAATAGATTTAATTTATCGGCAAAATTAAACCCAAAACAAAGAAGTGAATTGGGTCAATTTATGACTCCTGCGACAGTTGCGAGATTGATGGCAGGACAATTTAACAATTTATCAGGTCATATTAATTTACTAGATCCTGGTGCTGGTTTTGGGTCTTTAACTGCTGCTTTTGTAGAGCGATTATTGACGAATTCTAATCAAGTTGAAAGTTGTTTTATCACAGCTTATGAAGTAGAAGCAAGCTTTATACCCTCGCTGCAAGAATGTCTTAATCACTGTTGTCAAGCCTTAAAAAATAGAGGGATTAAAGCAGATTATTGTTTACAGAATGAAAGCTTTATTGGAAGTATTACAGAAAATAATTTACCACTTTTTAATACTTATACCCAGAATTTTACTCATGCTATTATGAATCCACCTTATAAAAAGATTAACAGTAAATCAATTGAGAAAAAAATACTGTCAAAGCTGGGAATTGAAACGGTAAATTTATATAGTGCATTTGTTTGGCTATCCATATTACAACTTTCTATAAATGGAGAGATAGTGGCAATTACTCCGAGAAGCTTTTGTAATGGTAGTTATTTTCGTCCTTTTCGCCAAGCTTTTTTGGAAAAAATGGTACTCCAAAATATTCATATATTTGAAAGTCGCTCATTAGCTTTTGCAGAAGATAATGTTTTACAAGAAAATATTATTTTTCATGCTACAAAAACAGAAATTAAACCTAAATTTATAGAAATAAGTATTAACTCAGAACAAGAATTAGATAGTTTTTCGGAAATGAGACTTGTTCCCTATAACCAAGTTATTGAAAAAAATGATCCTGAAATGTTTATCCATGTTCTTACCAACTCTTTGGAAGATGCTTTAAAAGTGCAAATGGATAAATTTCCATCTACATTAGAAGAACTTAGTTTGGAAATTTCAACCGGTCCAGTTGTAGATTTTCGTCTCAAATCATCTTTAAGAAATTCCTTAGATGATCAAACAGTTCCCTTAATTTACCCAGAATCTATCAAACCAGGAAAAGTGTTATTTCCTCCCACAAAACCGAAAAAATCAATTGCTATTGAAAAGAATCAAGAAACACAAAAATGGTTAATTCCATCAGGTTGTTATATTGTAGTCAAACGGTTTTCTGCAAAGGAAGAAAAACGCCGTATTGTTGCTGCTGTATCTTACCCTATAGATTCATCGGCACTGGGTATAGAAAACCATCTTAACTATTATCATGCTAAAGGAAAGGGAATGAATCTCGACCTAGCAAAAGGTTTAACAGCATTTCTCAATTCAACTTTATTTGATCAATACTTTCGCCTATTTAGTGGTAACACACAAGTTAATGCTACAGACCTACGAAAAATTAAATACCCCTGTAAAAATGATTTAATAAAACTAGGAACACAAATTCATGAATCTGCGTTTGATCAAGATCAAATTGATCAACTTGTACATCAAAATCTATCAATTATGAGTGAAGCAATCAACACAATTCACGCTAGTAAACGTATTCAAGAAGCACTAACTATTCTTGAAGAAATTTCTGCACCCAAAGAACAGCAAAACGAAAGATCCGCACTGTGCTTACTCGCATTGGCAGACATTCGACCGGAAACTTCTTGGGATCAAGCAACAACACCCAAACGCAGAATTACTGAAATGATGGATTGGTTTCGTGATTTTTATGGAAAACAATACGCACCCAATACAAGGGAAACAGTGAGAAGACAAACAATGCACCAGTTTGTACAAATGGGTTTAGTTGTGGAAAATCCAGATCAACCCGACCGACCAATTAATAGTCCTAAATGGTGTTATCAACTTCAGCAACAAGCACTTTCGCTGATACAATCTTATGGTTCTGATCAGTGGGAAGAATCTCGTCGTAATTATACTATTTCTGTCAAGAATTTATTGCAGGATAGAACTCGGAATATCTCCACAATTCCCGTTAGTTTACCCAATGGACAAGCAATTTATCTATCATCAGGTGGACAAAATAATTTAATCAAAGACATTTTAGAAAATTTTTGTCCCAGATTTACACCAGGAGGTTTGGTTCTTTATGTCGGTGATGCTGGGGATAAGTTCATTATTAATGAAACTCAAAAGTTTCGAGAAATAGGAATTGATTTAGATCCTCATGGTAAAATGCCAGATGTTGTAATTTATTATCAACAACAAGACTGGCTAATATTAATAGAAGCTGTCACCAGTCATGGACCTGTGAATTTAAAACGACACAATGAACTAAGAAAACTGTTTCAGTCTAGTAATAAGGGATTAGTTTTTATGACTGCTTTTCCCAGTCGCAAGGACATGACTCGGTATCTAGCTGAGATTTCTTGGGAAACAGAAGTTTGGGTAGCAGACCAAGCAGATCATTTAATTCATTTTAACGGAGAGAGATTTCTTGGACCTTATGAAAATCGGTAA
- a CDS encoding 3'-5' exonuclease — protein MFTRVFGDSIESVVNEERRLFYVALTRAVETLFIITESTNSSPFLDELNRRTEISILNWSDYQTFIGVGTVQYITVKVGNQIGKGSNGTYTISHLLKAEGYEWNKTKKVWYRTYPAEGFSIPEYFNNVNWISQAVGIEVRFYDDAENELAFYHID, from the coding sequence ATGTTTACCCGTGTCTTTGGTGATAGCATTGAGTCTGTAGTAAATGAAGAAAGACGTTTATTTTATGTGGCTTTAACTCGTGCAGTTGAAACTTTATTTATTATTACAGAAAGTACAAATTCATCACCTTTTCTTGACGAATTAAACAGGAGAACAGAAATTTCTATATTAAATTGGTCAGATTATCAAACTTTTATTGGTGTGGGGACTGTACAGTATATTACTGTTAAAGTTGGCAATCAAATTGGTAAAGGTAGCAATGGTACTTACACAATTAGCCATTTGTTGAAAGCTGAAGGTTATGAATGGAATAAAACAAAAAAAGTTTGGTATCGTACCTATCCAGCAGAAGGTTTTTCAATTCCAGAATATTTTAATAATGTAAATTGGATTTCTCAAGCTGTGGGAATTGAAGTGCGGTTTTATGACGATGCGGAAAATGAATTAGCATTTTATCATATTGACTAA
- a CDS encoding AbrB/MazE/SpoVT family DNA-binding domain-containing protein, with translation MEITKLSTQGQITIPQVLRDQYHWQDGQELIIINLGDGILLKPKKTFPETTLDDAAGCLNYQGKAKTIEEMEQAVAQGIEELGHQ, from the coding sequence ATGGAAATTACTAAACTATCAACTCAAGGTCAAATTACTATTCCCCAAGTTTTAAGAGATCAGTATCATTGGCAAGATGGACAGGAATTAATAATAATTAATTTGGGGGATGGAATTTTATTAAAGCCTAAAAAAACTTTTCCAGAAACAACATTAGATGATGCTGCTGGTTGTTTGAATTATCAAGGAAAAGCCAAAACAATTGAAGAAATGGAACAAGCGGTAGCACAGGGAATAGAAGAATTAGGTCATCAATGA